The following are encoded together in the Euwallacea fornicatus isolate EFF26 chromosome 11, ASM4011564v1, whole genome shotgun sequence genome:
- the Tmem43 gene encoding transmembrane protein 43 homolog, translating to MDITFQEEFQKSWLTSLIGILALCSGLYLLTWNEGRAVHHHHSLEETYNSAISLNLFNKLEPEYDGHVVHISSDLKVDEPLGELEYGISIQAVKLKRRVQMYQWVEETSPRDDVVEQQSYKDYYYITEWRDKLVDSDNFYIRFGHENPKEIPLKTVTYVAPLVRLGPFYLSDSLKDKFTEFETLTSDERPGRSDIKLHMGIYYHCHDVFNPEVGDIRVQFSYAGPTDEPVTIVARQEKGTLVPYITSKGKEIALVRYGKLDLNQIFSAEHWDFKLETWKLRLYGAFCIYFAVICWARLLKIILCNCVPTFSNIISGEAIDGMNFLVAGSIALFVIALAWVAHRPLLGMSLIFASFSPFFYCLMGVYGGAPNDLMRN from the exons ATGGACATAACTTTCCAAGAAGAATTCCAAAAGAGCTGGCTAACATCTCTCATTGGTATCTTAGCTCTTTGTTCTGGCTTATATCTGTTAACTTGGAATGAG GGTCGAGCAGTGCATCACCATCACTCACTTGAGGAAACCTACAATAGTGCCATATcgcttaatttgtttaataaattagaacCTGAATATGATGGCCATGTGGTGCACATTAGCAGTGATTTAAAAGTTGATGAGCCCCTTGGGGAGCTAGAGTATGGCATCTCCATTCAGGCTGTAAAATTGAAACGTCGAGTGCAAATGTATCAGTGGGTAGAAGAAACTAG CCCTAGAGATGATGTAGTTGAACAGCAAAGCTACAAAGATTATTACTACATCACTGAATGGCGTGATAAGCTAGTTGATagtgataatttttatattcgtTTCGGACATGAAAATCCCAAAGAAATTCCTCTTAAAACTGTAACCTATGTAGCACCACTAGTACGTTTAGGACCATTTTATTTAAGTGATAGCTTGAAAGATAAATTTACTGAATTTGAAACACTCACAAGTGATGAAAGACCTGGCAGATCTGATATTAAGCTGCATATGGGTATTTATTATCACTGCCAT GATGTATTCAACCCTGAAGTTGGTGATATTAGAGTGCAATTTTCCTATGCAGGCCCAACTGATGAGCCTGTGACTATAGTTGCCAGACAAGAAAAAGGCACATTAGTGCCTTATATCACCTCTAAAGGCAAGGAGATTGCCCTTGTGAGATATGGCAAGCTAGATCTGAATCAAATATTCAGTGCTGAACATTGGGACTTTAAATTGGAGACATGGAAGTTAAGGCTTTATGGGGcgttttgtatttatttcgCTGTAATTTGTTGGGCGAGgctattgaaaattattctgt GTAACTGCGTTCCAACTTTCTCAAACATCATATCAGGGGAAGCCATTGATGGAATGAATTTTCTAGTAGCAGGATCCATAGCTCTGTTTGTTATAGCTCTCGCTTGGGTCGCCCATAGGCCTTTATTGGGAATGAGTTTAATTTTTGCCTCGTTCAGCCcgtttttttactgtttaatGGGTGTCTATGGAGGTGCACCTAATGATTTGATGAGGAATTAA
- the Bcs1 gene encoding mitochondrial chaperone BCS1, with the protein MTLIEYLSSLSDNPYFGAGFGLFGVGAGAAILRKGYQTSLILFRRHYMITLEVPCRDKSYQWLLQWMTNKGARQTQHLSIETSFEQKDSGHITTKYDFIPSIGTHFFKYGRTWIKVERTREQHTLDLHMGVPWETVQLTAFGWDKQVYFNILEEARQMALKQHEGKTIMYSAMGSEWRQFGHPRKKRPISSVILDTGISEQILNDCQEFISNPSWYSERGIPYRRGYLLYGPPGCGKSSYITALAGELGFSICVLNLSERGLSDDRLNHLLSIAPQQSIILLEDVDAAFVSREDTEQQKAAYQGLNRVTFSGLLNCLDGVASTEARILFMTTNYIERLDPALIRPGRVDLKEYIGYCTKPQLEQMFLRFYPGENSVLQSRLFAEKVLDEGRDVSPAQIQGFFMFHKQTKAEDVINDYKMIWKLGAYKRNARLLHKTIINPKNKMKFVLVVLLGALSLATTAKIETRKGIVPKILPPIDLPLLLPDDKLRQDLKRTVLERGEENHSVRAGFIQADVTRYVREILINIQQLMIENGFDPMKLSDQYINFLVGYVNCTNGSIQHLSTITVSDNVLATYSSDTKILEITLPLAFDSLLITYDYHTQALLVGVTGDVKAEISNVKLNLQVGINFTDLHAFVHKADIINSGSIKFRFRGLGLLDWIIDILSDAFTTLCHGVIISVIDLVIQVPVELVVAKINEVIDEIFSQNSTLIQIN; encoded by the exons ATGACTTTAATCGAATACTTAAGCTCACTGTCGGACAACCCATATTTCGGCGCCGGTTTCGGTTTATTTGGAGTTGGTGCTGGAGCTGCAATTCTTCGAAAGGGCTATCAAACGTCCCTTATCCTGTTTAGGAGACATTACATGATCACTCTTGAAGTGCCCTGTCGAGACAAGTCATATCAGTGGTTACTGCAATGGATGACAAACAAAGGAGCTCGTCAAACGCAGCATTTAAGCATTGAAACTAGTTTTGAACAAAAGGACAGTGGGCACATCACGACCAAATATGACTTCATTCCTAGTATTGGGACTCACTTTTTCAA GTATGGGAGAACTTGGATCAAAGTGGAGAGGACTCGTGAGCAACATACTTTAGACCTTCATATGGGAGTGCCATGGGAAACTGTTCAACTAACTGCATTTGGATGGGATAAgcaagtttattttaatattttagaagaAG CTAGGCAAATGGCACTAAAGCAGCATGAAGGCAAAACCATAATGTATTCGGCAATGGGCAGTGAATGGCGTCAGTTTGGACACCCCAGAAAAAAGCGGCCAATTTCTTCAGTCATTTTGGACACAGGCATTAGCGAACAGATTTTAAATGACTGTCAAGAATTCATCAGTAACCCTTCTTGGTATTCAGAGCGGGGTATTCCATACCGCCGAG GATACTTATTATACGGCCCGCCTGGCTGCGGCAAATCCTCCTACATCACAGCTTTGGCAGGGGAGCTTGGTTTCTCAATctgtgttttaaatttatcagaaagGGGCTTATCAGATGACAGATTAAACCATCTGTTAAGTATAGCTCCGCAACAAAGCATTATTCTTCTTGAAGACGTAGACGCAGCCTTTGTGTCTAGAGAAGACACTGAACAGCAAAAAGCAGCCTATCAAGGATTAAATCGCGTCACTTTCAGCGGTTTATTGAATTGCCTGGATGGTGTTGCAAGCACTGAAGCCAGAATATTGTTTATGACTACTAATTATATTGAAAG GTTAGACCCGGCTTTAATTAGGCCAGGAAGAGTGGATCTTAAAGAGTATATAGGTTACTGCACAAAACCGCAATTGGAACAAATGTTTCTGAGGTTTTATCCGGGAGAAAATTCAGTGCTACAGTCCCGACTTTTTGCTGAAAAAGTACTGGACGAAGGGAGGGACGTAAGTCCTGCTCAAATTCAAGGGTTTTTCATGTTTCACAAGCAAACGAAGGCTGAGGATGTGATTAATGATTATAAAATGATATGGAagctt GGTGCATATAAAAGAAACGCTAGACTTCTGCATAAAACTATCATCAatccaaaaaacaaaatgaagtTCGTCCTAGTGGTGCTTTTGGGAGCTCTAAGCTTGGCGACAACTGCAAAAATCGAAACAAGGAAAGGAATAGTACCTAAGATATTACCTCCTATTGACTTACCTTTGCTCCTTCCTGACGACAAGCTAAGGCAGGACTTGAAGAGAACTGTATTGGAACGGGGTGAGGAAAACCATTC tgtaAGAGCTGGTTTTATCCAAGCAGACGTCACTCGGTATGTTcgggaaatattaattaatatccaGCAATTAATGATTGAAAATGGTTTTGATCCTATGAAACTGTCTGACCAGTATATTAAT TTTTTGGTTGGATATGTTAATTGTACCAACGGGTCGATACAGCACCTCTCCACGATTACCGTTTCTGACAATGTTTTGGCTACTTATTCTTCGGACACTAAGATTCTGGAGATAACCCTCCCTTTGGCATTCGACTCCCTGTTG aTAACTTATGATTATCACACTCAAGCACTTTTGGTTGGAGTCACTGGAGATGTGAAGGCTGAAATTTCTAATGTAAAACTCAACCTCCAGGTTGGAATAAATTTTACTGATTTGCACGCCTTTGTTCACAAAGCTGACATCATCAATTCAGG ATCCATAAAATTCAGATTCAGAGGTTTGGGACTGTTAGACTGGATTATCGACATACTCTCCGATGCTTTCACCACTCTATGTCACGGGGTCATTATTTCAGTGATCGACCTAGTGATTCAAGTGCCAGTTGAACTTGTAGTGGCGAAAATCAACGAGGTTATCGATGAAATTTTCTCACAAAATTCAACtttaatacaaataaattga
- the LOC136342221 gene encoding O-glucosyltransferase rumi homolog isoform X1, giving the protein MQIIYSNSQLLVCFIYNTLLIIHSLHATTLNESVQNEDPNCSREKLNKYTKEANVKYKKYLNLIQDAKHVYKPCNTNHCNCHAPVISQDFRMFKEKGISESLIQNVKTKGTKYQIVDHKLYREPNCMFPSRCNGVEHFLLESISEMPDMEFIVNTRDWPQIHKNYGFSGPVFSFSKTPEYNDIMYPAWAFWEGGPAISLYPRGIGRWDIHREKLGSLGNKTKWEDKQVKGFFRGSRTCSERDALVLLSRENPELVDAQYTKNQAWKSDADTLQAPPAPEVSFEAHCQYKYLFNFRGVAASFRFKHILLCKSVVFHVGDEWQEFFYAALKPWIHYIPVSAKASKEEIQDLLEFAMNYDDVVKEIAENGYNLIWNHLKMKDVSCYWRKLLRKYASLLTYKPVRDENLIQITG; this is encoded by the exons atgcaGATAATATATAGCAATTCCCAGCTACTAgtatgttttatttacaatactCTCTTAATAATACACTCTCTTCATGCAACAACACTTAATGAGTCAGTTCAAAATGAAGATCCAAATTGCTCCCGAGAGAAGCTCAACAAGTATACAAAAG AAGCTAAcgtcaaatataaaaaatacttgaacCTTATCCAAGACGCCAAACATGTGTATAAACCTTGCAACACTAACCATTGTAACTGTCATGCTCCAGTAATATCCCAAGATTTCAGGATGTTTAAGGAAAAAGGAATATCAGAGAGTCTCATTCAGAATGTGAAGACAAA AGggacaaaatatcaaattgttGATCACAAATTATATCGAGAGCCCAATTGTATGTTTCCAAGCAGATGCAATGGGgtggaacattttttattggaatCTATTTCTGAAATGCCTGATATGGAGTTTATTGTGAACACTAGAGATTGGCCACAAATCCACAAGAATTATGGGTTTTCAGGACCAGTATTTTCATTTAGTAAAACCCCAGAATATAATGATATCATGTACCCAGCCTGGGCCTTCTGGGAAGGGGGGCCTGCTATTAGCCTCTATCCTCGAGGCATAG GCCGTTGGGATATTCATAGAGAGAAATTGGGATCCCTgggcaataaaacaaaatgggAGGATAAGCAGGTAAAAGGATTTTTTCGTGGATCTAGAACGTGCTCTGAGAGAGATGCTCTAGTTTTGCTTTCAAGAGAAAATCCTGAGTTGGTGGATGcacaatatacaaaaaatcaAGCCTGGAAATCTGATGCG gacACCCTTCAAGCACCACCAGCACCCGAAGTATCCTTCGAAGCCCATTGCCAATACAAGTACCTGTTTAACTTTCGAGGTGTAGCTGCCAGTTTCAGGTTTAAACATATCTTACTTTGTAAGTCGGTAGTATTCCATGTTGGAGACGAGTGGCAGGAGTTTTTCTACGCAGCCCTAAAACCGTGGATTCATTACATTCCAGTGAGCGCAAAGGCCAGTAAGGAGGAGATACAAGATTTGCTAGAGTTTGCAATGAATTACGATGATGTTGTTAAAGAAATCGCGGAGAACggttataatttaatttggaatCATTTGAAGATGAAGGACGTGTCGTGTTATTGGAGGAAATTGCTTCGAAAGTATGCGAGCTTGCTCACTTATAAGCCTGTAAGGGATGAGAACTTGATTCAGATTACAGGTTGA
- the LOC136342221 gene encoding O-glucosyltransferase rumi homolog isoform X2, with product MQIIYSNSQLLVCFIYNTLLIIHSLHATTLNESVQNEDPNCSREKLNKYTKANVKYKKYLNLIQDAKHVYKPCNTNHCNCHAPVISQDFRMFKEKGISESLIQNVKTKGTKYQIVDHKLYREPNCMFPSRCNGVEHFLLESISEMPDMEFIVNTRDWPQIHKNYGFSGPVFSFSKTPEYNDIMYPAWAFWEGGPAISLYPRGIGRWDIHREKLGSLGNKTKWEDKQVKGFFRGSRTCSERDALVLLSRENPELVDAQYTKNQAWKSDADTLQAPPAPEVSFEAHCQYKYLFNFRGVAASFRFKHILLCKSVVFHVGDEWQEFFYAALKPWIHYIPVSAKASKEEIQDLLEFAMNYDDVVKEIAENGYNLIWNHLKMKDVSCYWRKLLRKYASLLTYKPVRDENLIQITG from the exons atgcaGATAATATATAGCAATTCCCAGCTACTAgtatgttttatttacaatactCTCTTAATAATACACTCTCTTCATGCAACAACACTTAATGAGTCAGTTCAAAATGAAGATCCAAATTGCTCCCGAGAGAAGCTCAACAAGTATACAAAAG CTAAcgtcaaatataaaaaatacttgaacCTTATCCAAGACGCCAAACATGTGTATAAACCTTGCAACACTAACCATTGTAACTGTCATGCTCCAGTAATATCCCAAGATTTCAGGATGTTTAAGGAAAAAGGAATATCAGAGAGTCTCATTCAGAATGTGAAGACAAA AGggacaaaatatcaaattgttGATCACAAATTATATCGAGAGCCCAATTGTATGTTTCCAAGCAGATGCAATGGGgtggaacattttttattggaatCTATTTCTGAAATGCCTGATATGGAGTTTATTGTGAACACTAGAGATTGGCCACAAATCCACAAGAATTATGGGTTTTCAGGACCAGTATTTTCATTTAGTAAAACCCCAGAATATAATGATATCATGTACCCAGCCTGGGCCTTCTGGGAAGGGGGGCCTGCTATTAGCCTCTATCCTCGAGGCATAG GCCGTTGGGATATTCATAGAGAGAAATTGGGATCCCTgggcaataaaacaaaatgggAGGATAAGCAGGTAAAAGGATTTTTTCGTGGATCTAGAACGTGCTCTGAGAGAGATGCTCTAGTTTTGCTTTCAAGAGAAAATCCTGAGTTGGTGGATGcacaatatacaaaaaatcaAGCCTGGAAATCTGATGCG gacACCCTTCAAGCACCACCAGCACCCGAAGTATCCTTCGAAGCCCATTGCCAATACAAGTACCTGTTTAACTTTCGAGGTGTAGCTGCCAGTTTCAGGTTTAAACATATCTTACTTTGTAAGTCGGTAGTATTCCATGTTGGAGACGAGTGGCAGGAGTTTTTCTACGCAGCCCTAAAACCGTGGATTCATTACATTCCAGTGAGCGCAAAGGCCAGTAAGGAGGAGATACAAGATTTGCTAGAGTTTGCAATGAATTACGATGATGTTGTTAAAGAAATCGCGGAGAACggttataatttaatttggaatCATTTGAAGATGAAGGACGTGTCGTGTTATTGGAGGAAATTGCTTCGAAAGTATGCGAGCTTGCTCACTTATAAGCCTGTAAGGGATGAGAACTTGATTCAGATTACAGGTTGA
- the LOC136342225 gene encoding uncharacterized protein produces the protein MLERFLHCFKQKTSAVSMVYTCMFFGCVGMIYFGLKMQSGNIGNFDLHFFIISTFHVIISWILMMGIIWEKPLLVLAFEFTYISVLTSLVVFATICTVNPDNWMRMVYIGLFISAMCYWLGCIHVFYRQMRLKVKSSLKYVDGDVYSVCNQLYENKHVQL, from the exons ATGTTGGAAAGGTTCTTACACTGTTTCAAACAGAAGACTAGTGCTGTTTCAATGGTCTACACATGCATG TTCTTCGGATGTGTTGGCATGATTTATTTTGGTCTGAAAATGCAGAGCGGTAATATCGGCAATTTTGACCTTCACTTCTTCATCATATCGACTTTCCATGTCATAATTAGTTGGATATTAATGATGGGAATTATTTGG GAAAAACCTTTACTGGTTTTAGCCTTCGAGTTCACATATATTTCTGTATTGACGAGCTTGGTGGTTTTTGCAACAATTTGCACGGTAAATCCAGACAACTGGATGCGTATGGTTTATATTGGGCTGTTTATCT CAGCAATGTGCTATTGGCTTGGATGTATTCACGTGTTCTATAGGCAAATGCGACTAAAAGTTAAGTCGTCGCTTAAATACGTTGACGGGGACGTATACAGCGTGTGCAATCAATtgtatgaaaataaacatgtaCAACTTTAg
- the Gmppb gene encoding mannose-1-phosphate guanyltransferase beta, giving the protein MGSQEGMRALILVGGYGTRLRPLTLSRPKPLVEFANKPILLHQVEALVKVGVTEVILAVSYRAEQMEQELAEEAEKLGVKMVFSHENEPLGTAGPIALAGDHLKKSDKPFFVLNSDIICDFPFQKLIDFHKSHGKEGTIVVTKVEEPSKYGVVVYDDNKCIESFIEKPQEFISNKINAGLYVLNPSVIDRIELRPTSIEKEVFPYMAKDKELYAFDLEGFWMDVGQPKDFLTGMCLYLKHLRSTEPDKLYNGPGVIGNVLVHHTAKIGKSCQIGPNVTIGPGVVIEDGVCIKRTTILRDAVVKSNTWLESCIVGWKCTVGQWVRMEGITVLGEDVIVKDETYINGGQVLPHKNIGHSVRMPQIIM; this is encoded by the exons ATGGGAAGCCAAGAAGGTATGAGAGCTCTAATCTTAGTAGGGGGTTACGGGACCCGTTTAAGACCCCTTACATTGAGTCGGCCGAAACCTCTAGTGGAATTCGCTAACAAGCCCATTTTACTTCACCAAGTTGAAGCCTTAGTTAAAGTTGGAGTCACTGAAGTCATCCTAGCTGTGTCTTACCGAGCAGAACAAATGGAGCAGGAACTGGCTGAAGAGGCTGAGAAATTGGGGGTGAAAATGGTGTTTTCACATGAAAATGAGCCTCTAGGCACCGCGGGCCCTATTGCCCTGGCAGGGGaccatttaaagaaaagtgACAAgcctttttttgtattaaattccGATATAATTTGTGACTttccttttcaaaaattgattgacTTCCATAAAAGTCATGGTAAGGAGGGTACTATAGTAGTGACTAAAGTAGAGGAGCCTTCAAAGTATGGGGTAGTGGTATATGATGACAACAAATGCATTGAAAGTTTTATTGAGAAACCACAGgagtttatttcaaataaaatcaatgCTGGATTATATGTCTTGAATCCCAGTGTAATCGATAGAATAGAGCTTCGCCCCACATCAATTGAAAAAGAGGTGTTTCCATACATGGCCAAAGACAAGGAACTTTATGCATTTGATCTGGAAGGCTTTTGGATGGATGTGGGGCAACCTAAGGACTTTTTAACTGGCATGTGTTTGTATTTAAAGCATTTGCGGAGTACTGAACCTGACAAACTTTATAATGGACCTGGAGTAATTG GTAATGTACTTGTACACCACACagcaaaaattggaaaaagttgtCAAATAGGACCCAATGTAACAATTGGCCCAGGTGTTGTTATTGAGGATGGAGTATGTATTAAGAGGACAACAATACTAAGAGATGCAGTTGTTAAATCCAATACCTGGCTCGAAAGTTGCATTGTTGGCTGGAAGTGCACAGTGGGGCAGTGGGTGAGAATGGAGGGTATTACAGTTTTAGGGGAGGATGTAATTGTCAAAGATGAAACATATATAAATGGAGGACAAGTACTTCCACATAAAAACATTGGGCATTCAGTGAGAATGCCCCAAATTATTATGTGA
- the LOC136342224 gene encoding uncharacterized protein — MKSLYVVSLFLCAALAYKLVQIEPDFVGSTQLKLAIIDELKDVVLKLPEMSLDTLQDTDTATLNELIDEILPRFNAIIVEAGMDPAIMPDETIDVKIGSSHLTEGSLSNLATIQRYEDVTVSYDQDANKMDIEFILNWEDLLLTYKYHTKVPLISISGHVIGEVKHLKVHIKLGVDFNTYHLVVDALDFKHTGSIKLKFTGNGLVDWITNAMSAVFSTIFHNLILKIIKNVTMDPVEEIIAALNEIIDKALNPTTTLSW; from the exons ATGAAGAGTCTCTATGTTGTATCGCTGTTCTTGTGTGCCGCTTTGGCCTACAAGCTTGTGCAAATTGAGCCCGATTTTGTAGGCAGTACCCAACTAAAACTGGCCATCATAGATGAGCTTAAAGATGTAGTTTTGAAGCTCCCTGAAATGAGTCTTGATAC GCTCCAAGATACAGATACGGCGACTTTGAACGAATTAATTGACGAGATTTTACCTCGATTTAATGCGATCATTGTGGAGGCTGGTATGGATCCCGCAATAATGCCAGATgaaacaattgat GTTAAAATTGGGTCATCGCATCTAACCGAGGGCAGTTTGTCTAACTTGGCTACAATTCAACGTTACGAGGACGTAACAGTGTCCTACGATCAAGACGCAAACAAAATGGACATCGAATTCATCTTGAACTGGGAAGATTTACTCCTTACTTACAAATACCATACTAAAGTGCCTCTAATTAGTATCTCTGGACACGTCATTGGTGAAGTCAAGCATCTCAAAGTGCATATAAAGCTCGGCGTTGATTTCAATACTTATCATCTCGTCGTAGACGCACTTGATTTCAAACATACTGG AAgtataaaattgaagtttacGGGTAATGGCCTGGTTGACTGGATTACCAATGCCATGTCCGCAGTGTTCTCTACAATTTTCCATaacttaattttgaaaattattaagaatGTGACTATGGATCCTGTAGAAGAGATCATCGCCGCTTTGAATGAAATAATCGATAAAGCTTTGAATCCTACTACGACTCTTTCTTGGTAA
- the SiaT gene encoding beta-galactoside alpha-2,6-sialyltransferase 1 — protein sequence MKCSITNFIFINLLVIGMGGYLYMVWSRRWTTPQRQDMPTTSPYDREIYLYNRGYHMHLSNETLFRSKHSLPRPKIPSSNPHKVALDSTEFRCLSNDSEEDCSKKTAKFKELMLIHLSNSFEEESNVLKHSNNTYNVHYEGIREDFRAKSAKQVLCELLNTKFKTLKKSDINEDETLRNSMPKREFFENKYFNSCVMVTNAGALRHSDLGRFIDSHEVVLRFNHAPTRHFNHDVGSKTTVRVLNSQVVTRPEFKFLTSPLYKNLTLVVWDPSNYSASLEEWLKRPEHNFIPNLMAYRKQEARPRIFMVNPLTVWDVWDFLQRNSPKRLRKNPPSSGFLGLRLLLPHCSFVDVVEYVPSTRASKRCHYFDPKENPACTFGAWHPLAAEKLLTYHFNDATDDDVFQKGFVRVSGFRNLKC from the exons ATGAAGTGCTCAATCACCAACTTCATCTTCATCAACCTGCTAGTGATCGGCATGGGAGGTTATTTGTACATGGTATGGTCCCGACGCTGGACAACCCCTCAGCGTCAAGACATGCCCACCACTTCTCCTTACGATCGCGAAATATATCTTTATAACCGTGGCTACCATATGCACTTAAGCAATGAAACTCTATTCCGGTCTAAGCACTCCTTACCAAGACCGAAAATTCCCAGTTCAAATCCGCATAAAGTGGCCCTAGATAGCACTGAATTTCGGTGCTTAAGTAACGATTCTGAAGAGGATTGTagtaaaaaaactgcaaaatttaaagagtTAATGCTAATTCACTTAAGCAATTCATTTGAGGAGGAAAGTAACGTTTTAAAGCATTCAAATAATACTTATAATGTGCATTATGAGGGGATTAGGGAGGATTTCAGAGCTAAGAGTGCAAAACAGGTGCTTTGTGAACTGTTGAACACCaaattcaaaactttgaaaaagtCAGATATTAATGAGGATGAAACGTTGAGAAATTCAATGCCGAAGCGAGAATTCTTtgagaataaatattttaacagcTGCGTTATGGTGACCAACGCTGGAGCTTTAAGACATTCAGATTTAGGTCGATTTATCG ATTCCCACGAAGTGGTGCTGCGCTTCAATCACGCCCCAACTCGCCACTTCAACCACGATGTGGGGTCAAAGACCACAGTGCGCGTATTAAACTCTCAAGTGGTCACCAGGCcagaattcaaatttttaacttctcCTTTATATAAAAACCTAACTTTAGTTGTGTGGGATCCTAGCAACTATTCGGCCTCTCTGGAGGAATGGCTGAAACGCCCCGAGCATAACTTTATTCCTAATTTGATGGCCTACAGGAAGCAGGAAGCTCGACCTAGAATCTTCATGGTTAATCCGTTGACTGTATGGGACGTATGGGATTTCCTGCAAAGGAACTCTCCCAAAAGGCTTAGGAAAAACCCGCCATCATCAGGATTTTTAG GGTTGCGTCTTCTTTTACCCCATTGTTCATTTGTGGATGTGGTGGAGTATGTGCCCTCTACAAGAGCCAGCAAGCGTTGCCACTATTTCGATCCCAAAGAAAATCCGGCCTGCACTTTTGGAGCCTGGCACCCGCTGGCTGCTGAGAAACTACTCACTTACCATTTCAACGATGCTACTGACGATGATGTGTTTCAGAAGGGATTTGTGAGGGTGTCAGGATTTAGAAATTTGAAGTGTTag